In Natranaerobius trueperi, one genomic interval encodes:
- a CDS encoding transposase produces LKEYYPVALELFSKITLPVSLAFLRKYPTPKQARKASRDEIFKFLKKQKHPNPTSKANEIFTKLQKPNLEGNRAICSAKSKFLFTILDQLEPLLEHIDEYDKEIEKLFKSHFDSKIFDSIPGAGKRIAPMLLAEWGDDRSRYADASVVQALAGTSPVLHQSGKMRIVKRRHSCIKPFRNALHQFALQTTRWIPWAKDYYYKKRKEGKQHHEAVRTLANIWVRILFAMWVNKEPYNESKFIKAREKHAA; encoded by the coding sequence CCCTGAAAGAATATTACCCTGTTGCTCTTGAGCTGTTTTCTAAAATAACTCTACCTGTTTCTCTAGCTTTTTTAAGGAAATACCCCACTCCAAAACAGGCTCGAAAAGCTAGTAGAGATGAGATCTTTAAGTTTTTAAAAAAGCAAAAACATCCTAACCCTACGTCTAAAGCTAATGAGATCTTCACAAAGCTTCAAAAACCTAATTTAGAAGGGAACAGGGCCATTTGTTCTGCAAAGTCTAAGTTTTTATTTACTATCCTAGATCAGCTAGAGCCTTTATTAGAACATATTGATGAGTACGACAAGGAAATCGAGAAACTTTTTAAGTCTCACTTTGACAGTAAAATTTTCGACAGCATACCAGGTGCCGGTAAGCGAATTGCACCGATGCTGCTGGCAGAGTGGGGAGACGATCGCAGCCGTTATGCTGACGCCTCGGTGGTACAGGCCCTTGCGGGAACTTCACCAGTGCTCCATCAAAGTGGCAAAATGCGTATTGTAAAAAGGCGACACTCTTGTATTAAGCCTTTTCGAAACGCTTTACATCAGTTCGCTCTACAAACTACAAGGTGGATCCCCTGGGCCAAAGACTATTACTACAAAAAGCGCAAAGAAGGTAAACAGCATCATGAAGCTGTAAGGACTCTAGCTAATATTTGGGTTAGGATACTCTTTGCTATGTGGGTAAATAAAGAGCCCTACAACGAAAGCAAGTTCATAAAAGCTAGAGAAAAACACGCTGCTTAA
- a CDS encoding AbrB/MazE/SpoVT family DNA-binding domain-containing protein → MSAISMERDQMDRKIISVSKKRQITIPLEFYKHLDLDNEVECTLEDGAIVIRPLNRDSSEFSVEILKDLVSQGYSGDELIRQFEAQNKNIQKAVTNMLEEADAIADGEKKSASFEDIFGSEN, encoded by the coding sequence ATGAGTGCCATTTCTATGGAGCGTGATCAAATGGATCGTAAAATCATTAGTGTTTCTAAAAAACGCCAAATTACTATACCTTTAGAATTTTATAAGCATCTTGATCTTGATAATGAAGTAGAATGTACCCTTGAAGATGGAGCAATTGTAATCCGACCCCTAAATAGAGATTCTAGTGAGTTTTCAGTAGAAATTCTTAAAGACCTTGTTTCCCAAGGTTATTCCGGCGATGAACTAATACGACAATTTGAAGCACAGAACAAAAATATTCAAAAGGCTGTTACCAATATGCTAGAAGAAGCAGATGCTATTGCTGATGGTGAAAAAAAATCCGCTAGCTTCGAAGACATTTTTGGTTCGGAGAACTAA
- a CDS encoding type II toxin-antitoxin system RelE/ParE family toxin, translating to MYEIQFSPAAERYFKKLKEKPLKQAYENALLDLRKDPYIGKPKRGDLAGIYGYDIKYKGVDYEIAYMIHEVNGKKLIVLLAGTRENFYEQLKRYIK from the coding sequence ATGTATGAGATACAATTCAGCCCAGCTGCTGAACGCTACTTTAAAAAACTAAAAGAAAAGCCTTTGAAGCAGGCTTATGAAAACGCTCTTCTCGATTTAAGAAAAGACCCTTATATTGGAAAGCCAAAGCGTGGCGATCTTGCCGGTATTTATGGTTATGATATAAAATACAAAGGTGTAGATTATGAAATTGCCTATATGATCCACGAAGTTAATGGTAAAAAATTAATTGTCCTTCTAGCTGGGACACGGGAAAACTTTTATGAACAACTAAAGCGATATATCAAATAG
- a CDS encoding O-antigen ligase family protein — protein MKTNKKSLFNNNMVLYILLIATLILIIYPPFYRGLFFDMDMLFYHVVSFLFFGCFLAYNLIKRNESLLKSPMDFILLGFCLVYGLSTFVAVTPREAVLEFLRVSNYFVIYLIVSRIPTNNTVKWLLYALVAAAVGVSFVGIGTALGSFEFPGAMVRNRIYSSLQYPNTTAAFLTAGSFVALSRVLEEKHSIIKAIFGGAGYFTLVTFVFTMSRGAWLFFPVVLLIFWALNFRRFINAFIYATIPGVFFLVTAMPLWEAIEDNLTEGWYYVVIGTIASGGLTFLFSYFLGGIEKLNIKPVRYGLIGILAVMILGVSFYGVTNYEQAMDYMPDVVERRIDRIDFDETGLGTRGELMDTAWDMIKDRPVLGAGGGGWEPLYHRYMERDYWATEVHSHIFQVGVETGIPGMLIFSGIWIALAYQLFIIWKKRREDFYNASGLFVAAIALGGHSMIDFNLSLGAVAVYLWAIFGLVTFYYRMAIGEKTVEEEVKSKKKVNKKKSQGLFEGDSKLEVVNKVFPYVMLVVTVVMLIYSSMVYSGYKDGQRASAAMEQGEIGTAMELYESAISRDSLNASVYIDLARAYETVYQETGEEEFIYRAIDTAERAIELNPEDGQINRAYGQFMLRVGNVDVGLDHLKHSCKAQPYNESAYITYANALRNVGENLLLDDDMESAYEYLEELIDFRDTFREYHSQSDEFDSIIFKGYVLLEQYEKAQDFLEKEEISLDAEGEILVYQGLLYDALDVNEELEEVKEEMEGEEIEMYNNLVHKY, from the coding sequence ATGAAAACTAATAAAAAATCATTATTTAATAACAACATGGTATTATATATATTACTTATAGCTACTTTAATACTAATAATATATCCCCCATTCTATCGGGGATTATTTTTTGATATGGATATGCTTTTTTATCATGTAGTAAGCTTTCTATTTTTTGGATGTTTTTTAGCATATAATTTAATTAAAAGAAACGAGAGTTTATTAAAATCTCCTATGGATTTTATATTATTAGGATTTTGTTTAGTTTATGGATTAAGTACTTTTGTAGCAGTAACCCCAAGAGAAGCAGTTTTAGAATTTTTAAGGGTATCTAATTACTTTGTTATTTATCTAATAGTATCGAGGATTCCTACTAATAATACAGTTAAATGGTTGTTATATGCACTAGTGGCTGCTGCAGTAGGAGTTTCATTTGTCGGAATTGGAACAGCCTTAGGTTCTTTTGAGTTTCCCGGTGCAATGGTTAGAAACAGGATCTATTCTAGTCTACAATATCCTAATACTACTGCTGCTTTTTTAACAGCTGGATCTTTTGTAGCTTTATCTAGAGTATTAGAAGAAAAGCATTCTATAATCAAAGCAATATTTGGAGGAGCAGGTTATTTTACGTTAGTTACATTTGTATTTACTATGTCTAGAGGAGCATGGCTGTTTTTTCCTGTAGTACTTTTAATATTTTGGGCACTTAACTTCCGTAGATTTATAAATGCTTTTATATATGCAACTATTCCGGGAGTATTTTTTCTAGTTACTGCTATGCCGCTATGGGAAGCTATTGAAGATAACTTAACAGAAGGTTGGTATTACGTAGTTATAGGAACTATTGCTTCAGGTGGTTTAACATTTCTGTTTTCTTACTTTTTAGGTGGAATAGAGAAATTAAATATTAAGCCAGTAAGATATGGACTGATTGGAATATTAGCAGTTATGATTCTAGGAGTATCTTTCTATGGTGTTACTAACTATGAACAAGCTATGGATTATATGCCAGATGTAGTAGAAAGACGAATAGATAGAATTGATTTTGATGAAACAGGACTAGGAACAAGAGGAGAACTCATGGATACAGCTTGGGATATGATAAAAGATAGGCCAGTATTAGGTGCTGGTGGAGGTGGTTGGGAACCCCTCTATCATAGATATATGGAACGTGACTACTGGGCAACGGAAGTTCATAGTCATATCTTTCAGGTAGGAGTTGAAACTGGGATACCTGGGATGTTGATATTTAGTGGAATTTGGATAGCTTTAGCTTATCAGTTATTTATTATATGGAAAAAGAGACGAGAGGATTTCTATAATGCAAGTGGACTTTTTGTTGCTGCTATAGCATTAGGTGGCCATAGTATGATTGATTTTAACTTGTCTTTAGGAGCAGTAGCAGTTTATCTATGGGCTATTTTCGGTTTAGTTACATTTTACTATAGGATGGCTATAGGGGAGAAAACTGTAGAAGAAGAGGTTAAAAGTAAAAAGAAAGTAAATAAGAAAAAGTCACAAGGATTATTTGAAGGTGATAGTAAGTTAGAGGTCGTTAATAAGGTTTTTCCATATGTGATGCTAGTTGTTACTGTTGTAATGTTAATATATTCTTCTATGGTTTATTCAGGATATAAAGATGGACAAAGAGCTTCAGCTGCTATGGAGCAGGGTGAAATAGGAACTGCAATGGAACTTTATGAGAGTGCTATTTCTAGAGATTCATTAAATGCTTCTGTCTATATAGACTTAGCTCGAGCATATGAAACAGTTTATCAAGAAACTGGTGAAGAAGAATTTATATATAGAGCTATAGATACAGCAGAGAGAGCTATTGAACTAAATCCAGAAGATGGACAAATAAATAGGGCATATGGTCAATTTATGCTTAGGGTAGGAAATGTTGATGTGGGTTTAGATCACTTAAAGCATTCATGTAAAGCTCAACCATATAATGAATCAGCATATATTACATATGCAAATGCTTTAAGGAATGTGGGAGAGAACTTACTTTTAGATGATGATATGGAGTCTGCTTATGAGTATTTAGAGGAATTGATAGACTTTCGTGATACTTTTAGAGAATATCACTCCCAGTCTGATGAGTTTGATAGTATTATATTTAAAGGTTATGTTCTTTTAGAACAGTATGAAAAGGCACAAGATTTTCTAGAAAAAGAGGAAATAAGTTTAGATGCTGAAGGAGAGATACTAGTCTACCAAGGGTTACTGTATGATGCTTTAGATGTGAATGAGGAATTAGAAGAGGTTAAAGAAGAGATGGAAGGTGAAGAGATAGAGATGTATAATAATCTGGTACATAAGTATTAA
- a CDS encoding DegT/DnrJ/EryC1/StrS family aminotransferase, producing MSDEGYEMQYVQEAFDTNWIAPLGNNVNKFEQEFCDKIDSQAALALSSGTSAMHLALKADGVGVGDIVFCQSLTFAASVNPVIYQNATPVFIDSDYKTWNMFPEVLEEAFEKYTPKAVIVVHLYGLSADMDRILEICNKYNVSVIEDAAESLGSYYKDKHTGTLGDYGVYSFNGNKIITTSGGGMLVSNKEERIEKARFWASQARDKARHYEHSELGYNYRLSNVLAGIGRGQLKVLDKRVEKKKYIFEYYKKELSDLPGVQFMPINEWNTPNYWLSCMLLTGEVRPLDVIEALEEESIEARPLWKPMHLQPYYKEYDFIGEGVSDELFKNGVCLPSDTKMTDEDLERVIGIIKSLW from the coding sequence ATGAGTGATGAAGGTTATGAAATGCAATATGTCCAAGAAGCATTTGACACTAATTGGATTGCTCCTTTGGGCAATAATGTCAATAAATTTGAACAGGAGTTTTGTGACAAGATAGACTCACAAGCTGCACTAGCTCTTTCTTCTGGCACTAGTGCAATGCACCTGGCTCTGAAAGCTGACGGTGTAGGTGTAGGTGATATAGTCTTCTGCCAGTCCCTTACCTTTGCAGCTTCGGTAAACCCGGTCATTTATCAAAACGCCACACCTGTATTTATTGATAGTGATTATAAAACTTGGAATATGTTTCCTGAAGTTTTAGAAGAAGCTTTTGAAAAATATACTCCAAAAGCAGTAATTGTGGTTCATTTATATGGATTGTCTGCTGATATGGATAGAATTTTAGAGATCTGTAATAAGTATAATGTATCTGTGATAGAAGATGCAGCAGAATCTTTAGGATCTTATTACAAGGACAAGCATACGGGTACATTAGGTGATTATGGAGTGTATTCTTTTAATGGAAATAAAATTATTACCACTTCAGGTGGAGGAATGCTAGTATCTAATAAAGAGGAGAGAATTGAAAAAGCAAGATTCTGGGCTAGTCAAGCTAGGGATAAGGCAAGGCATTATGAACATAGTGAACTGGGGTATAATTACCGGTTGAGTAATGTCTTAGCTGGTATTGGTAGAGGACAACTAAAAGTATTAGATAAGAGAGTAGAAAAGAAAAAGTACATATTTGAGTATTATAAAAAAGAACTGAGTGATTTACCTGGTGTTCAGTTCATGCCTATTAATGAGTGGAATACTCCTAACTATTGGTTAAGTTGTATGCTACTTACTGGTGAAGTAAGACCATTAGATGTTATAGAAGCTTTAGAAGAAGAAAGTATAGAGGCACGACCTTTATGGAAACCAATGCACTTACAACCTTATTATAAAGAATATGACTTTATTGGTGAAGGTGTATCAGATGAGTTATTTAAAAATGGTGTTTGTCTTCCTTCTGATACTAAGATGACAGATGAGGATTTAGAGAGAGTTATAGGGATTATTAAAAGTTTATGGTAA
- a CDS encoding sugar-transfer associated ATP-grasp domain-containing protein, translating to MVISSIKGFIYLGYFILNSPYSQLWEKFKETKRSYNVSYIWLVFDMLVSAIVHKASFEDYFDFTFFQLSNKEKKEYICTGDMYEFQSHFNDKEYRKYFRDKQLFYQEFKNYIGRDYLSISNNNIINDIENWTKNYSVFFAKRPFGQSGKDVIRVNINNYENCEALYEYLYKNNFTLLEEQIEQHSELNRLSPNCVNTIRVITFVEQSEDSSYDNVKIIGAILRLGLEDVIDNLSAGGIAAPIDLKTGQVYKPAISKELIKDRTFSFHPVSDEGITGFEIPEWENVIKLVKEAAMIIPEVRTVGWDVAISPNGPLLIEGNDNWNKRVWQLAYREGKRKLIQKFADENV from the coding sequence GTGGTAATTAGTAGTATTAAAGGATTTATTTATTTAGGATATTTTATTCTAAATTCCCCTTATAGCCAATTATGGGAGAAATTTAAAGAAACAAAGAGAAGTTATAATGTAAGTTATATTTGGCTAGTATTTGATATGTTAGTATCAGCTATTGTACATAAAGCTAGTTTTGAAGATTATTTTGACTTTACTTTTTTCCAATTATCCAATAAGGAAAAAAAGGAGTATATTTGTACAGGAGATATGTATGAATTTCAATCTCATTTTAATGATAAAGAATATAGAAAATACTTTCGCGATAAGCAATTATTTTATCAAGAGTTTAAAAATTATATAGGGAGAGATTATTTATCAATTTCGAATAATAATATTATAAATGACATAGAAAATTGGACTAAGAACTATAGTGTTTTTTTTGCTAAGAGACCTTTCGGTCAATCTGGAAAAGATGTAATTAGAGTAAACATCAACAATTATGAAAATTGTGAAGCCCTTTATGAATATTTATATAAAAATAATTTTACTTTGCTTGAAGAACAGATAGAACAACATTCAGAATTAAATAGACTAAGTCCAAATTGCGTTAATACAATTCGTGTAATTACCTTTGTTGAACAGTCTGAAGACTCTTCTTATGATAATGTAAAAATAATTGGAGCTATACTAAGATTAGGTCTAGAAGATGTTATTGATAATTTATCAGCTGGAGGTATAGCTGCTCCCATAGATTTAAAAACTGGACAAGTATATAAACCTGCAATTTCTAAAGAGTTAATTAAAGACCGTACCTTTTCATTCCACCCAGTATCAGATGAAGGGATAACAGGTTTTGAAATACCTGAATGGGAAAATGTAATAAAACTAGTTAAAGAAGCAGCCATGATTATTCCTGAAGTTAGAACTGTTGGATGGGACGTGGCGATTTCACCTAATGGTCCTTTATTAATTGAAGGGAACGATAATTGGAATAAACGAGTATGGCAATTAGCTTATAGAGAAGGTAAAAGAAAATTAATTCAAAAATTTGCTGATGAAAACGTGTGA
- a CDS encoding acetyltransferase, producing MIFMSLILIGAGNHCKAVIDIVKMNNEKIIGIVDDDSNLHESKLLDIPVIGNLDKIEQFDENEVKLIITIGKPYIRKTIYENFLNKGYTFANAVHPNTCISNYACLGNGVIINSGTAIHPDVKIKDNVIIGLNSTISHDSLVDLHSHISPGVNIAGGTTIGSSVDIGINASIIQNIKIGDKSIIGAGAVVVDDIQEKCTAVGVPAKPIKFH from the coding sequence ATGATATTTATGTCTTTAATTTTAATAGGGGCAGGCAATCACTGTAAAGCTGTAATTGACATTGTTAAAATGAATAATGAAAAAATTATCGGAATAGTAGATGATGATTCTAATTTACATGAAAGTAAGCTTTTGGACATTCCTGTCATTGGTAATTTAGATAAAATAGAACAGTTTGATGAAAATGAAGTGAAATTGATTATTACCATAGGCAAACCTTATATTAGAAAAACAATATATGAAAATTTTTTAAATAAGGGTTATACGTTTGCTAATGCTGTACATCCAAATACTTGTATATCTAACTATGCCTGTTTAGGTAATGGCGTTATTATTAATTCAGGAACTGCCATTCATCCAGATGTAAAAATTAAAGATAATGTAATAATAGGCTTAAATTCAACAATAAGCCATGATTCACTTGTGGATTTACATAGTCATATTTCACCAGGAGTTAACATAGCTGGTGGAACAACAATAGGTAGTAGTGTTGATATAGGAATTAATGCGTCTATTATACAAAATATAAAAATAGGCGATAAATCTATTATTGGTGCAGGAGCAGTAGTTGTTGATGATATCCAAGAAAAGTGTACTGCTGTAGGTGTACCGGCGAAACCTATAAAATTTCATTAG
- a CDS encoding sugar transferase, producing MKRIFDIFISSIFIIISSPILLIIAILVYFKLGTPILFKQKRPGVNGQPFYIYKFRTMTDEKDNQGNLLPDEQRLTNFGQTLRKYSLDELPEIINVIKGEMSLVGPRPLRMKYLERYNERQFRRHEVKPGITGWAQINGRNQLSWEEKFELDVWYVDNRSFWLDFKILFITVIKVLKREGISAEGHATMPEFIGKNHNQQNM from the coding sequence ATGAAAAGAATTTTTGATATATTTATAAGCAGTATTTTTATAATAATTTCTTCCCCAATTTTATTAATAATTGCTATACTAGTATATTTTAAACTAGGCACACCTATATTATTTAAACAAAAGCGACCGGGTGTTAATGGACAACCATTCTATATTTATAAGTTTCGAACTATGACTGATGAAAAAGACAACCAAGGCAATTTATTACCAGATGAACAACGCTTGACCAATTTTGGACAGACTCTTAGAAAATACAGTTTAGATGAATTACCTGAAATAATAAATGTTATAAAAGGTGAAATGAGTTTAGTTGGTCCAAGACCTTTGAGAATGAAATATTTGGAACGATATAATGAAAGGCAATTTAGGAGACATGAAGTTAAACCTGGAATTACTGGATGGGCACAAATAAATGGAAGGAATCAGCTTTCTTGGGAAGAAAAGTTTGAATTAGATGTTTGGTATGTGGATAATAGATCATTCTGGTTAGATTTTAAAATATTATTTATAACAGTTATAAAGGTTTTAAAAAGAGAAGGAATTAGTGCTGAAGGTCATGCTACTATGCCTGAATTTATAGGAAAAAATCATAATCAACAAAATATGTAG
- a CDS encoding glycosyltransferase family 4 protein: protein MYLHQYFRIPELGGAIRSYEFSRRFVKNGHSVDMISGPTNVFDHYNKKNVNIDGIDVHFVGAGYSSKMSYKKRIVSFMIYAILATIKGMRLEKPDIIYATSTPLTVCIPALILSKFYNVPFVFEVRDLWPEAPIQMGAIKNKFLIKILRKLERKTYNDASHIIALSPGMAEGVYKQDVEKDKVTVIPNSSDIEYFNNVDANKEALKQKYGIKSDNIFIYAGAINIANGVDIILNAAHNLKKQNKDLHFILAGEGKMLKELEELNEKYNLDNVTFTGRISKSEVAKLYSISNAAFVIFEDIPILNTNSPNKFFDSLAAAKPVITNMDGWIKNLVEENNAGLYFANGNIEKLENCILKLCDDNLSKCMGENSFNLAQICFNRDKLASEAEKVLKEVLERNNY from the coding sequence ATGTATTTGCATCAATATTTCAGAATACCTGAACTAGGTGGAGCTATTAGATCATATGAGTTTTCAAGACGCTTTGTTAAAAATGGACATAGTGTTGATATGATTTCTGGCCCCACAAATGTATTTGATCATTATAATAAAAAAAATGTCAATATAGATGGAATAGATGTTCATTTTGTAGGAGCTGGTTATTCTAGTAAAATGAGTTATAAAAAAAGAATTGTTTCTTTTATGATTTATGCAATTTTAGCAACTATTAAAGGAATGAGGCTAGAAAAACCTGATATTATCTATGCAACATCTACTCCATTGACAGTTTGTATCCCTGCATTAATATTGAGTAAGTTCTATAATGTACCATTTGTGTTTGAAGTAAGAGATTTATGGCCTGAAGCACCTATACAGATGGGTGCTATTAAAAATAAGTTTTTAATAAAAATTTTAAGGAAATTAGAAAGAAAGACTTATAATGATGCTTCGCATATTATTGCACTATCTCCAGGCATGGCTGAAGGTGTATATAAACAAGATGTAGAGAAAGATAAAGTGACAGTAATTCCTAATTCAAGTGATATAGAGTACTTTAATAATGTGGATGCTAACAAAGAAGCTTTGAAACAAAAATATGGTATTAAGTCTGACAATATATTTATTTATGCAGGGGCAATCAATATAGCAAATGGAGTAGATATAATATTAAATGCTGCTCATAACTTAAAAAAACAAAATAAAGATTTACACTTTATTCTTGCTGGTGAAGGGAAAATGTTAAAGGAACTGGAAGAACTGAATGAAAAATATAATTTAGACAATGTAACTTTCACTGGCAGAATAAGCAAATCAGAGGTAGCAAAATTATATAGTATTTCTAATGCAGCTTTTGTTATATTTGAAGATATCCCTATACTTAATACCAATTCCCCTAATAAGTTTTTTGATAGTCTAGCTGCTGCTAAACCAGTTATAACTAATATGGATGGATGGATTAAAAATTTAGTTGAAGAAAATAATGCTGGACTCTACTTTGCAAATGGTAATATTGAAAAATTAGAAAATTGTATTTTAAAATTATGTGATGATAATTTATCAAAATGTATGGGTGAAAATAGTTTTAATTTAGCCCAGATCTGTTTTAATCGGGATAAACTTGCTTCAGAAGCTGAAAAAGTGCTAAAAGAAGTGCTTGAAAGAAACAATTACTGA
- a CDS encoding glycosyltransferase has protein sequence MTKPLKIIHISTVHHPLDTRILYKQCFSLANEGYEVHLIVQSHQDLQNINLPDNLYIWKLNVPKNRFYRVIFTVWEAYKIAKKIDGDIYHLHDPEILTISTLLKKNNGQVVFDVHEDYETSIKQKKYLSKPLRLLLAKIYKRIEKILTKSCHLVLAEKYYKEKFPKSKTVLNYPIVNDNEKIRTNKQKKERSNWLIYTGNVTEARGALYHAKIPKYLNSRVGVYFVGYCSETIAKKIYERSEIGIEINGVGHYVPRDEMDKIYNNNNWLAGVAIFPWTEHYYKKELTKFFEYMLHEIPIICSNFKVWKDFVESYNCGIAVDPEDDQDQKAAIEYLMNNPEEAKQMGVNGRKAVLEELNWENEFEKLKELYSNILNES, from the coding sequence TTGACTAAACCGTTAAAAATTATACATATTTCAACAGTTCATCATCCATTAGATACAAGAATATTATACAAACAATGTTTTTCGTTAGCAAATGAAGGCTATGAAGTACATTTGATTGTTCAGAGCCACCAAGATTTACAAAATATTAACTTGCCTGATAATTTATATATATGGAAGCTAAATGTACCAAAAAATAGGTTTTATAGAGTTATTTTTACAGTTTGGGAAGCATATAAAATTGCAAAAAAAATAGATGGAGATATTTATCATCTACATGATCCTGAAATTTTAACAATAAGTACCCTTCTAAAAAAGAATAATGGACAAGTTGTTTTTGATGTTCATGAAGATTATGAAACTAGTATTAAACAAAAAAAGTATTTGAGTAAACCTTTAAGATTGCTATTAGCTAAAATATACAAAAGAATTGAAAAGATACTGACTAAAAGCTGTCATCTAGTTTTAGCGGAGAAATACTATAAAGAAAAATTCCCTAAAAGCAAGACAGTATTAAACTACCCTATAGTGAATGATAACGAAAAAATTAGAACAAATAAACAAAAAAAAGAAAGAAGTAACTGGTTAATTTATACTGGTAATGTAACAGAAGCTAGAGGGGCTTTATATCACGCTAAAATACCTAAATATCTTAATTCCAGAGTCGGTGTTTACTTTGTTGGGTATTGTTCGGAGACTATTGCTAAAAAAATATATGAACGTAGTGAAATTGGAATTGAAATAAATGGAGTTGGACACTATGTCCCTAGAGATGAAATGGACAAAATATATAACAATAATAATTGGCTTGCAGGAGTAGCCATTTTTCCTTGGACGGAACATTATTATAAAAAAGAACTAACTAAGTTTTTTGAATATATGCTCCATGAAATCCCTATTATTTGCTCTAATTTTAAAGTTTGGAAGGATTTTGTTGAAAGCTATAATTGTGGTATAGCAGTAGATCCAGAAGATGATCAAGATCAAAAGGCAGCCATAGAATATTTAATGAATAATCCTGAAGAAGCCAAACAAATGGGGGTTAATGGACGTAAAGCAGTATTAGAAGAGTTGAACTGGGAGAATGAATTTGAAAAACTAAAAGAGTTATATAGCAATATTTTAAATGAAAGCTAG
- a CDS encoding glycosyltransferase yields the protein MKVLVLSHMYPNSINPVYGVFVEEQVKELVKQGCEVKVISPKSWAPLPVRYFKKKWRRISQIEYYKKENDIEVFYPRKITLPRNWLFEYSGWLYYFSIKKLVEKIYKEGFEFDIIHAHVALPDGYAGILLKQIYKTPLITTIHGADFQQSIYKNNKVKRSIQEVLKYSDRVVTVSDKLKKIGLSIYNDHKKICTIINGFSKEKLAINLQEKSNLYRNEEFFLLSVGNLKKSKGHDLTLKAIQGLKNHNINLIIIGEGPEENYLKELAVNLGIETKVKFLGRKEHNTVMQYMGLCDLFVLPSWEEGLGVVYLEAMANGKPVIACKGEGIDGVVKDGVNGFLVEPKSVKDLRKRIEFAYNNQESICHMGEVAKMDIKNLTWENNAKKHIELYKKLLNVADY from the coding sequence ATGAAAGTATTGGTATTGTCTCATATGTATCCAAATAGTATAAACCCAGTTTATGGGGTTTTTGTGGAAGAACAAGTAAAGGAATTAGTTAAACAAGGATGCGAGGTTAAAGTAATAAGTCCTAAATCATGGGCTCCCTTACCTGTGCGATATTTTAAAAAAAAATGGCGTAGAATTTCTCAAATAGAATATTATAAAAAAGAAAATGACATTGAAGTATTTTATCCAAGAAAAATTACTTTACCTAGAAATTGGCTATTTGAATACAGTGGGTGGCTATATTACTTTTCAATAAAAAAACTAGTTGAGAAAATTTATAAAGAAGGTTTTGAGTTTGATATAATTCATGCTCATGTAGCTTTACCTGATGGATATGCGGGTATTTTGCTTAAGCAAATATATAAAACCCCACTTATTACAACAATTCATGGAGCTGATTTCCAACAATCAATTTATAAAAACAATAAGGTTAAAAGAAGTATACAGGAGGTATTGAAATATAGTGACCGTGTAGTTACTGTAAGCGATAAGCTTAAAAAGATTGGCTTATCAATTTATAATGATCATAAAAAAATATGTACAATAATTAATGGATTTAGCAAAGAGAAATTAGCTATTAATTTACAAGAAAAATCTAATTTATATAGGAATGAAGAATTTTTTCTACTTTCTGTAGGGAATTTGAAGAAATCAAAAGGACATGATTTAACATTAAAAGCAATCCAAGGGTTGAAAAATCATAATATTAACTTAATCATTATTGGTGAAGGACCTGAAGAGAACTATCTGAAAGAACTTGCTGTAAATTTAGGTATAGAAACTAAGGTGAAATTTTTGGGAAGAAAAGAACATAATACAGTTATGCAATATATGGGATTATGTGATTTATTTGTTCTACCTAGCTGGGAAGAAGGGTTAGGAGTAGTATATCTAGAAGCTATGGCAAATGGAAAGCCAGTTATAGCATGCAAAGGGGAAGGTATTGATGGAGTTGTTAAAGATGGAGTTAATGGCTTTCTAGTAGAACCTAAATCTGTTAAAGATTTGCGAAAAAGGATTGAGTTTGCTTATAATAATCAAGAAAGTATATGTCATATGGGTGAAGTAGCTAAAATGGATATTAAGAATTTAACATGGGAAAATAATGCAAAAAAGCATATTGAACTTTACAAAAAGCTATTGAATGTGGCTGATTACTGA